The genomic DNA CGACCCAATGGGCTTCTTGGTGATTTTTTTGATAAATTGTGGTAATGATAAAAACGAGTGCCATCAGAATAAAAAGCCCCGTTGCGATATTTTTATAAAACCTAAGTTGCTGAGATTTAGTCTTCATAAACTTTTGAAAAACAAAAAATTTGCCAGAATACGCCGTGTTATTATCGTGCGATGAGAATGTTTAAGTTTTCCCCAAAACGCATCATTCCTCAAGCGTATAAAAACAAAAATCGCTGAAAATCATAACGATTAACAGCGATTAAAGTACCCCAGGCGGGACTTGAACCCGCACGCCAAAAGAGGCACAGGATTTTAAGTCCTGCGTGTCTACCAGTTCCACCACCAGGGCAAGCAATGAGCGAAAAACGGGGTTCGAACCCGCGACCTCAACCTTGGCAAGGTTGCGCTCTACCAACTGAGCTATTTTCGCAATTTATTGTGCGGATGAAGGGACTCGAACCCCCACGCCTCTCGGCACCAGATCCTAAGTCTGGCGTGGCTACCAATTACACCACATCCGCAGTGGCTATGTTATTTGTTTAAGTCCGCTATTCTTTTTTGTGGTTGCAAATGTATAAACTTTTTATAATACACTCCAAATATTTTTTAATATTTTTTTCATCTTAAAGTTTTTTACGCTCAATCCGTGGTGGTTATCAAGACCAATCAAGAGGGCAAAAGAAGAGTTTTTTAATCTCAACCTATATTTTCATCAGAGAAAAACTGCAGGTATTCTAATTTTCTTGCATATCTTATTTTAAAATTCAACCCCATTGCAAATCAAATCATAAAGCCATCTGAATCTTATCCCAAGAAAAAAATCTTCATTTTTTAACATTTTTTTAAAAAAGGATATACCTTAGAATAAGTCTAAATTCCTATCTTTGTCAATTGAAAATAATTATAGAGAAATACAATGGGTTTATTTGATTTATTTACGCAGGAGATTGCGATAGACTTGGGTACAGCCAATACCCTCATTATACACGATAATAAAATTGTTGTGGACCAGCCGTCCATCGTTGCTATAGAAAGGAATACGGGGAAACCCATAGCCGTAGGTGAACAGGCGAAGCATATGCAGGGCAAAACCCATGAAGACATAAAAACCATTCGCCCTCTAAAAGATGGGGTTATCGCTGATTTTCAAGCTTCTGAGCATATGATCAAGGAGTTTATCAAGAAAATACCAGGGATTAAAGGGAAGTTATTTCAGCCCGCTTTAAAAATTGTGATTTGTATTCCTTCGGGCATTACAGAGGTGGAAAAAAGAGCCGTTAGAGACTCTGCACAGAAGGTGAACGCCAAAGAAGTACGCCTGATTTATGAACCTATGGCTGCCGCTATTGGGGTGGGCATTGATGTTCAAAAACCTGAAGGAAATATGATTATTGACATCGGTGGGGGGACTACCGAAATTGCCGTGGTGGCTTTGGGCGGTATTGTCTGCGACCAATCGGTGAAGATTGCTGGTGATGTTTTCAATAATGATATTGCGTTCTACCTCCGCACCCACCACAACTTATATGTAGGCGAAAGAACCGCAGAGCGTATTAAAATAGAAGTAGGCTCAGCCATAGAAGATCTTGATGTAGACATTGACGACATTCCTGTGCAAGGGCGAGACCTCATCACTGGAAAACCTAAAGAAATCATTGTTAATTATAAAGAAATCGCAAGAGCTCTGGATAAATCTATCACGCGTATAGAAGATGCGGTGATGGAAACCTTATCCAGAACACCACCAGAATTGGCTGCCGATATTTACAAAACAGGAATTTATTTAGCTGGTGGCGGTGCATTACTCAGAGGACTTGCGGATAGAATTAGCAAAAAAACCGAACTCCCAGTTTTCGTGGGCGAAGATCCATTAAGAGCCGTGGTAAGAGGAACGGGTATTGCGCTGAAAAATATGGATAAGTTTAATTTCTTGATTAAATAATTATTTAGACTTCACCTTATGGGATATTTGCTAAGGTTCTTTTCTAAGAATGCCTTATTTGTATTTTTTTTGACTTTACAAACATTGGCATTGTACCTTATCTTTACCCGAAATGCCGTGCAACAAACCTTCCTTGCAGGACAGGCTGCCACCTTTAATGCTTGGGTTTCTGGCTATATAGACGAAGGCGCTAATTACCTCAAACTCAAAGAAATGAACGAGCAATTGGTGGCACAGAACAAAGCCTTAATGCAAGAAATCTACGGTCAAGAATATGCCACTGTACCACAGCGAATTCAGGTTTCTGACTCTGTCAATGCGCAGCAAAAATATGTAATGATAGATGCCGAAGTGATGAACAACAGCATCATCAGGCGGGATAATTACTTCACCATTAACCGAGGGCGCAGGGAGGGAGTTACGGGCAAAATGGGCGTTATAGCGCCTAATGGCATTGCTGGCATCGTTATCAATAGTATGGAAAACTACGCCTTGGTACAATCCGTGCTAAGCGTGAACAAAATGCGTGTGAATGCTGCTTTAAAGAAGTCTGGCTATTTTGGAACCCTCACTTGGCGCGGTGATGATGCCCGAATTATGCACCTTTCCGACATTCCGAAATATGTGCCGATAAAAGTGGGCGATACCATCGTGACTGATGGCAAATCCGACCTCTTCCCCGCAGGGATTATGGTGGGCACTATTGCGGGCTACCAAGTGGATACCAAAACAGGTTTTTGGGACATCAGCGTAGAGTTAGGACAAAAAATGGGCAATGTAAAAAATGTATTCGTGGTGCAGAATCTGCATAAAGCCGAGCTTCAACAAGTGCAGGACAGCCTTAATACAACCATAAAAAGAGATGATAAGTAGAAATATATTCACTGACCTATTATTTTCGGTGATTTTAATTGCCGCACAGATTTTCCTATTCAACCGCATTACCATAGCGGGAGAATACACGCCTGTAGTCTATCCTGTGCTGGTGCTCTTCTACCCTTTTTATAGAAACCAATATGTATTTTTAGCCATCAGCTTTTTATTAGGCTTGGGCATAGATGCTCTATTGGGCACTTGGGGTATCAACGCCTTTGCCACTACGATGATTGCTTATTTCCGCACCCTGATTTTCCGCACCTCTATAGACCACGAGGCCACGGACAGCTTCTCATTCCAATCCATACAGTGGAGTCAGTTTTTATTTTTTATCCTCTTCAGCCTTTTGATCCACCAGTTTTTGGTTCAATTTATTGAGTTTTTTAAACCCAGTAGAATATTAGAAATCAGCCTTCATATTTTAATCACCACAGGGCTTTCTTTTATATTCGTACTATTATATGTGTTAATTTTTAAAATCAAACAAAAAGTTTGAAACCGTTTTATAGAATTATCGCGTTTCTTGTACTCCTTGCCGTTATTTTTGTGGCGAGGCTTTCTTATTTGCAACTTTTTACCGACCGCTATGCGCTCAATGCCGCCAATACTTCTATAAAAGCCGACTACATCATCCCGCAGCGGGGCGTGATCTTTGATAGAAATGGCAAAATTCTGGTGGGCAATAGACCAGCCTACGAAATTTCTTTTACCCAAGCTCTACTCAAACCCGATTTTGATACCTTGGCATTTTGTAATTTGGTCAGAATTTCCAAAGCTGATTTTATCCAACGCATTAAAACCATCAAAGCTGACCAATATTACTCCAAAATGCAGCCTATGACTTTTATGAAAAACCTCTCTCGGGAGGATATGGCGCGCATTCAGGAGATTATTTTTAAATACCCCGCTTTCAGCATTGTTAAAAGGCCGCAGCGCGAGTACGAAGTGGGTACCTCTGGAAACCTCCTCGGCTTTACCAACGAGGTTAACCAATACGACATAAAAAAAGACTCTACCTACTACCTTCCTGGCGACATCATTGGGAAATCTGGCATTGAAAAAGCCTACGAGAAAGACCTCCGTGGCGAGAAAGGCGTTCAGTATATTCAGAAAGACATCAAACTCAGAAATGTAGGGCCTTATAAAAACGGAGAGCTGGATAAAGAGGTAGTCACGGGCAAAGACCTCACCCTTACCATCGATTATGATTTGCAGAAAATCGCAGAGGAAATGCTCGTGAACAAGCGCGGCGCCATTGTTGCTTTAGACCCTAAAACTGGGGAAATTTTAGTCTTGGCATCAGGTCCAGATGTAGACCCCTCCGAGGCGTTTACAGGCAGCGAGAAAAGCAAAAAAATCTACGCCCTACAAACCGATCAGTTCAATATGCCGATGTTTGACCGCTCCA from Riemerella columbina includes the following:
- a CDS encoding rod shape-determining protein, producing MGLFDLFTQEIAIDLGTANTLIIHDNKIVVDQPSIVAIERNTGKPIAVGEQAKHMQGKTHEDIKTIRPLKDGVIADFQASEHMIKEFIKKIPGIKGKLFQPALKIVICIPSGITEVEKRAVRDSAQKVNAKEVRLIYEPMAAAIGVGIDVQKPEGNMIIDIGGGTTEIAVVALGGIVCDQSVKIAGDVFNNDIAFYLRTHHNLYVGERTAERIKIEVGSAIEDLDVDIDDIPVQGRDLITGKPKEIIVNYKEIARALDKSITRIEDAVMETLSRTPPELAADIYKTGIYLAGGGALLRGLADRISKKTELPVFVGEDPLRAVVRGTGIALKNMDKFNFLIK
- the mreC gene encoding rod shape-determining protein MreC — translated: MGYLLRFFSKNALFVFFLTLQTLALYLIFTRNAVQQTFLAGQAATFNAWVSGYIDEGANYLKLKEMNEQLVAQNKALMQEIYGQEYATVPQRIQVSDSVNAQQKYVMIDAEVMNNSIIRRDNYFTINRGRREGVTGKMGVIAPNGIAGIVINSMENYALVQSVLSVNKMRVNAALKKSGYFGTLTWRGDDARIMHLSDIPKYVPIKVGDTIVTDGKSDLFPAGIMVGTIAGYQVDTKTGFWDISVELGQKMGNVKNVFVVQNLHKAELQQVQDSLNTTIKRDDK
- a CDS encoding rod shape-determining protein MreD, giving the protein MISRNIFTDLLFSVILIAAQIFLFNRITIAGEYTPVVYPVLVLFYPFYRNQYVFLAISFLLGLGIDALLGTWGINAFATTMIAYFRTLIFRTSIDHEATDSFSFQSIQWSQFLFFILFSLLIHQFLVQFIEFFKPSRILEISLHILITTGLSFIFVLLYVLIFKIKQKV